cttttatatgcatgtgtgtgttctcagtttggactaaaattaatttcttattctcacacacagatttgcatgtgcaggtgagcgCATCAGGGAAGTCTAACTCTTATTACTGGGcagagctcaggtgtcagagcagttgtcgtcttcctgatcatctgaactacgtctggtacaagaatcaacagaagatgaaggaaggagCAACTTATACAGATTATTTTTATCCTGCAAacagagtttcctgtgctgttaaaggactcgaggatttccgctctccgtcaatgtgtgagtttaatctacagtaattcactaacagcaccatctgctggagtatttgagataatgcatTGTACCATAACTTCATGTGTCTTCAAATACCTTTTTCTGCAAGGGCACATTGAACTCTTGGAatactactgtcagtactgacaaactagtgtagtactagtactagtattctgcttgtgtaaataaagatggaagacatgactgctccctagaagtgaagccaaagcattgagatcaccccctggtggctggctgcagtatagaacatacatcctttctcctccatgttagtgggaaggacatggaccaattcaaaaagtcaaatacatttttctcaaagatggtctcTGTCATTTAGgtggttcttatcacactctattgttcatgtttctcataagttcggttttaattagttatttgatcatACTAAACTTAGATtcaacttcatgattgacagctgaggctgactcaggattggtggagctcatgtatgggcgggaccttgatactgtggctccatctccggatcactactgtgcagactgtggttccaaatgtgaaagatggcagcgttggtatccaggatattttggcttcatttctggagagtgggaggaagtggagacgtgtcgtccatctttgatcgactctgcataaaagacacagatcatttcctccatattgaccagtttgctccattataagagcaacttatacaaggtccctcatgttcctcatctccaacagtgtgtttctccctcacactgaagtctaaagggaacttcactgtgttttatgtgaactgaaagtttcctcatcttggTATCGTCATCATCtcaaaatgaaaacctgccgactggtgattcaccagagaaaatacatggagttagttttataaatgtataagttcatcttctgattctcggatgtgctctgtgttacagtggtatggAATCAGAATGGCTGgaatgtgagttacacttctactgagatctgtgccttcagaggatcaacagtggacattaactgtacctacacatacccatcctgGTTGAATAACCTTATAACTAGAGTTCAgaaaactttctggttcattaaagagagtaatgggattcacgttgatctaaagAATGATtcagagtattcaggtcgtgtggagaatctctgtggaaacaacacgtgcactctgagaatctctaacctgagagagagcgactcagctgtttacaagttcatgttcacaacaaaccaacatactgggagttttactggttatactggagtcactctgtcggtcacaggtaacattttcatgagagtcagtttgaaatgttagtgtgtatgttgaaataaaatcacatgtttgttcacagaccctcagctccaggtacatgtgaagagatcaacagccaatccatcttctacctggacagagctgacctgtcacagcaggtgtcagctccctgatcatctttcctacgtttggtacaataacaataaacctgttggacaaaaaaaatactttcacctccgacactttgatgctgaagacagctatcactgtgctatagaaggacaggagcatttcccttctcctacagtgtgtgagtttactcctcatgaagctacaataatgtggataaattgaaatataaacttttaacaaataataaagagattgttttgattgtattctcatcctgtgtgttaatataaactatccttcagacgctccaaagcctccctctgtgtcagtgagtccctctggtgagatcatggagggcagctcagtgactctgaactgcagcagtgatgctaacccagcagctcaatacacctggtacaagagaagaggagataaaCAAGTTCAACGTCTCAGTGAAGAGACACAATTTGTCCTCAGCTCCATCAGGTCGTCAGACTCTGGAGAGTATTActgcacagctgagaatgagCTGGGAAGGAGTTCAGCAAACATCTCTattactgtgacatgtgagtgaaacacaggtTATTAAGTGAAGAGATATTGAATCCGTACCATTCTTTGTCCTTTCgattttaaatgtgcagatatCGGTCGTTTGACTTCTGTCCCATAAATATTCACAGTCAGAtcatcagcagcacaaagaggaaTCCACCCAGCGTCatttaaaacatccataaagctTTCACCATCCTCAGTAAACTTGAAAGATATTTCTTTCACTGTGCACATTCACGTGACGAGCAAACAGCTCTCAGCAGACAgactgtggtgaaaacaaaaccctgctcctgtgcacacgtcacacatacacctcccagcagggggagcagtggATCATTAACATTTTAAGAGACACGCCCACAAACAGTCCACTCTGAACAGGGCTCTTCACacgtgttgtgcaatagtaggagtagaattgacgttggctaattattaataatcatgaaatatgattattaaaataacagttatttcttaaaaataatcaaaaatgataaagctattaattaagaaatgtaacacatttaattagaaatgatacggttatccattaataatagttaaaataattaatgaaagcaataaaattatcaatcaagaataatacaaatctgtaatcattgcttattgtcgcggggcaccaccctggttacagggaccaacgatacaatctagaaatatcagtctcataatgataaatgtcaaatcaataatctcaatatttaatattaataattatttaattaacagtgaaggctactaagttcgagcacaggcaatcataatccagctgcaatcacatacatatgcacaaataatcacagactacagatactttaattacaaaagcatttattaaaaaggggaaataaagttaatgttattcaatgattcatcattttaacaagctccgatatttcaaagataaacacagcagcagcacttatcacaattcagaaaatacatgtaaaaccggcggtctacctatgtatgtctgtcttggtgtgtgggtgtgtctatgtgtatgcatgtgaaataaagttagtgttatttaatgattcatcattttaacaaactcccatatttcaaagataacaacagcagccgcttatcacaatttagaaaaacacatgtattcatctatgtgtatctgtgtgtgtgtatctgtctgtatctatcaatgtgtctctgtgtctgtgtgtctgtgtgtgtgggtgtgtgtgtgtgtgtgtgtgtgagagagcgagagagagagagagaaaaagaagggggcgtggcgatgacgcagtcacgtcacatctaagatggcggccgatcatgattcgtggaatcaaggcctaaaaactctcaaaatggcggattgactacaaaacaagatggcggagccgttatgaatttagagccagaatgggaggagagggagagaggaggcgtggcaataatagattcaaaatggtggtttaacttgcgttattcaaaatggagtctatgttaatgacaccatgtggccggagctcacactggtggtcgtcacatgaattgcaccaagggattttcagacaaagagaattctttgtctctgctttggcgttcggccgcatggcttccagatgtgtccagcctctctgaatatagatttaattatgttacatgaactgtattctaaatacagatcggatgtgtgtataggtcggtttagaaggagagagagagagagagagagagcatacaaggagagagcaaagctcttaaaagcaccgtcagagacaagttacatttactttaccactcagcacccaagtggcgttgtgtgctgaggtttgaccggtaaagtctctttaaagttgttcaaacggtcacaatgagctggagacgctgctcacggcgcttaaaaactgtggcacaaggccgtaaccggaaaccggaagtggcgaatcgccgctaaacattagagactcggcggtctcatacaaaacaaatacgttcaagtattaaaacaatacgctacgtattagattaacatctgcccagacaataaagcctcttactgtgacctccgcggtgttgcttgcgcgtggggcgcggatttccgggagtccagtgaatgtctcgttaaaccccaggatgcgtgcgaacgggcggattccttgaaaacaaaatcagtgtcctggcctcttaagcggtgctccggtgggtctcgtggttgcaacggagatcagcgctgggccgaatcgagcgaacttctcttgctcttggaatggaattcagcttcgtctcttctgcagggatgatcagcggTAAcaccgctgtggatttggaaagaaagtctgtgatgctcgaccggcgagcgagttcctgtgcgcggcctcttcaagttaaaataacaaaagtccttttgaaaataaaaacgtcgactgagataaaagacaatgaaagaaatgaaagaaaataactctggttgcccccttttgcaactaaatcagctgggaggccccgaaggggcctggtgttgtcttcagagcagggtaaaatggcagcgatgtttggggttcatgggcttttaaattacctgagaggtcctcctccttgaggagttggtcataggatgatgctggctttaagccaattgagtgtcagagctggacctgagtgggctgggcttggaaatcagcgggggttccaaggcattcccagaacatttttccaccaccagggggagattcttgagcctgcaggaggatgttttcccgcccaaagtttaacaaccctttgttcctctcggctccagtgtctggtggcaccccgctgggctctggcccaacacacgttttattaggaaGAAACTCTGTCTAATTGTGGAAAAGGGTCATAATATGTCATGTTTAAGTCAACATTACAAACTGGAATATGGTTTGGAAATCTGTGGACATTCAGGGGAGTCTGGAAACAGTAGTGCaacaggaaatcattgaaaacaaCTCTCATTTAACAACAAGAAGAATTTACCTGTGTCAGTTTAACAACTTTGCTGTTGTAACTCAGTGACTCAACTCACCTGAACacctttgactttaacacatcaTATCATATATGTCCCCAAATGTTAAACACAATGTCGGTCATCTGTTATCATCATTCTGTTTTTACACATAcagatgctccaaagcctccctctgtgtcagtgagtccctctggtgagatcatggagggcagctcagtgactctgacctgcagcagtgatgctaacccagcagctaactacacctggtacaaggagaaccGAACTCTGCTTCAAGGACCAGAGGGTGTTTatcgtctctcctccatcagctctggggacagcggggtctactcctgcaagtctgagaatcagtacggacggatcaactccacgtctctacacttagacgtccagtgtgagtagaaaacatccacatgtccatgaaacccagcactgtctcACAACCTTACAGAAGGTTACTGGGTCCGCCCCCTTatctggattcacaccaaactttactgagttcttccctgacccgttcctcatcctacctccaagtttcatgctaatcgactcagtagtttttgtgtaatcttgtttaaaatcaacaaacaacaaacgaACGGACTGTGGTGAAAACCTCTGTTGTTGCATAGCTACACTACAGCTTCACTCATAGTGACGACATTCCCATGATATGATCATAGATTATTTTTCAATGTATTTAAGCTTCAGGTCGTCTCTATAGTCCTATTAGAGGCAGGAGTACAGCAGAAGGCAGTTTTAAGGATTTGTAACTTCTTTGTGACATTACTTATAAGTCATCTATCATTATATGATGGGGAATAATGTTCTGATCAGTATATGATTTTGTCTCTCTGCTATTTGTGGAAATATCTTGGAATATGTGTCTTTTGGATAAAATCTTTGCTcatcttgacctctgacctttgaccgatCGGCTGAAACGTTAATATTCACATAATATTCAGTAAGTTCGGTTcatgtgttgagttattttgtacattcacacaaagaggctgaaaacaaaaccctcagtacctgcttctgtctgtgctggcgCCCCGGGTTAATAATGATCATCTATATTTAAGAAGCACTTATCAAAACCAGAGAATGAAAAGTTCTTCACTTTGGTTAATGAATATTTCTGAGTTGATTTCATGATCTTGCATGTTTTACaccagacgctccaaagcctccctctgtgtcagtgagtccctctggtgagatcatggagggcagctcagtgactctgacctgcagcagtgatgctaacccagcagctaactacacctggtacaaggaggacgaggactcaccaacagcatcaggacaaatcttcaccatcactaatatcacagctgaacatggtggaaagtatcagtgtgaggcccagaacacacacggacgtagtaaggccaccttacatctgactgttggagcaggtgattttagcactctgacttttacggcctacacccccccccccctccttttaaTTGCACCAGAACCTAAAACCATCAATActcaggatttccagatgtgtcACAGCTGTATATAAAGCccatcatattgcacatgaacaatactgactgaccaacagcatcacctggcaaactgagtcatcagtctaaccacactgttaatgtctcctgtctgttgtccagggaagtcagtgataatcatgaatatcatcaggctgactctggtggtcgtgctggttccagtgctggtctggactctgtggacgaggtaaaacaatacaaatccatcagttcaccctctgctctttgactgtcttcttcaaatgtcttcaaacactagtttcagtgttatgaagttcattttgtcaaatgttgtgtttgttgttgttttcgatccaggatgaaaaaaactctgagcttgaaatcagaagtgaatgaagctgtggagatgatagaggtgagagacagtgaggccaaaagaatgactccatatcactgttttcatctcaccatgttagagaaagagagaaaacatttcttggatcagctactttgtctgaatctgccccaaaatgtaaaaggttctTTCCATTGAACGTATATTaaaatggacgtagactctGGGTCTAGAAAGTGAATTGAATGatccatttagagtcaaatagaccataaagcactgcAGGCATTGGGGCATGGATAACGTGTGATTAACAGCTAGTACTGGGTGCAGGTCACTGGTTTAGGTGGGCGGGCAGTGTCCTTGGGCCctgagtcaggctccaccccctctcctccaaatatggttacttctggtttcaaataACCAAGATGGCGCCGGACAACATGCGTTAACACttctttcttggtccatgtcctgcccttccaccaagttttgttgaaatcagtttttcagtttttgtgtaatcctgctgatgaacaaacaaacgaaTGGACAGGGGGCGCAACTACGTTCAActgttttgaatgaactgtgattatttgcaggtttcatgaataaagtccagtgaggattaatattttctcatctctcctccatcagtcacacaactgtcCTGATTATGAGAacgttgctgctgcagcacagacagaagacacagaggagcaggaagacctggTGTGAAGCATCAGGTCAGAGCCACAGTGACAAACAGaatcaagatggacgacttcagagaacatccgtacaagccagttttacagaaaccatagtgtgtagttattaaatacaggaaatctgtacaagcaacaaaatatctgagtgcaagcgcagagtttgagcacaagcagagcaaatctaagcaccagcaggagctgtgtgagtgcaagcgcagggttTTGAATAAAAACACCACGAAATATGAACGTGCAAGTCCAGCTCTCAAACTAAAAGACCACACTTTTGAATTTAGAGAAAAACACCCATACATTTCCTTTCTACTcatggtttcctgttttcttttctcctcaggtgcactgtgattggttgaaagTATTTAGGAGGGAACAGTAagtatctctctttccatccccgAGTTGCAGAATCAGCAGTTTGTGCAGCATGACCGTTAGAGCAAgagtattgttgtgttttttattttctttttctttgtgatgGGTCCAGTTGTCCAGTTTCCgcagctttatttctgtgagCTTTAGTTCTGATGTGGGTTTAGGTTAAAGGAAGATTCTCAGATCCTACGACCCTTTGTGGGTTGGTGTGTtgggttttccttcttttgtccattttgccggcctgttgttgaagttgttgtcttttctgCAATAATTATTATGAAACCAAGGCCAGTAGCTGCttcactgtaaaatgttttcacaatGCTAAAATTTATGCAAGAATATCTattcctttcttttccttttgagATTGAATTCGTGTATGTGTAATATATCATAATGTGCTGttgggaaatgttttttgtgcAACCACAGACGGCCTATTTTCGGCCTATATGTGTTGTCAAAGCCTTAAAACAAGTATGGCCTTTGTCTTGAGAAAGCCTcccgaactcagtctcccagggtgcAACAGGTTCCATTGTTCTGAAAGAAGCCAGAGCACAGGGAACTCACTCTCCCAGGATTCCTCAACTTAACACAGAGGGGTGAAAAAACCccagggtcaactcctattggtcacacTGGCCcctgacctgtgaggtcaccaggccaatataaggagaggttcCCCccaaattcttcttctttctccaatCCTTCTGAGGGCCAAAGGCTGTCcagctctcttctcctcctgcatcggagagagggagaaacctgatttctccagctcagctcttctcttcccacccaacgagaggaggtcagaggtgcagttTCCAACTCATCTCTTCAAGGAAACCTTTACGCATCTCAAGCTTCTACAAACTCCTAGCAGTGACTCGATGTCCTGTGGGTAAGATTCAATGGCAACTGAACTGCACAGCCAcaacagaatcgcgaatgcagaaccttaccacacaaagccaggagatgtcacagaactgcaaacgGCACAGCAACTTTCTCCCTTTCTAAGGACTGGTAACatactgggcttaataattatactagacTAAGCaatactgtttatttgattctttgcagtgtttataagtttgatatatgtGGTGATATAGTGTTtataagttaaatgaaagttaatgttagttacTGTCTAAACAGACTCATTTAAATATGTTCCCGCTACCAGTTGTAAAACCACTTCtgaagaaaaggggggggggggggctgggaacTTTAGCGGGGCCAAACCACCATTTTGTAAGCAAGCTAAGGAGGGTGTGAATTTCAGTCAGCCAATTTGGGAAGCACCctaatttacacacacacacacacactcacatacacatctttgtatGGCTAGTACGtttgttagtaatttgtgtttttatactttattatattcataataaatgcttttctttcacaaatgttctttcattaatgttgcaagagtgaattttgccaacctctacactgtcaagaactccattaccttcactgttcattatataatctttaatagtaaatattgagactTCTAAtcgaactagatctaaatgacactgatcttaatcaataaattggctatcttttcccttcctttgaagggtggtgccccgaggtaactaaccaactaaagttatgatctaatattaatattttaaatattaatgctttaaattttattttgataaccaaattcaTTGAATGCCTAATGGCACACCATTCGATGGTATGCCTTTTTAGGCATTATTGCACAGCAatgcaaaaggaaaagaaatagGACATTTTTACCGAAGTAAATAGGCTgaatatacaaaaacaataatagaGGATGCTGAAAATTAAATAGACatgttgaataaaaacaaggaagTGTGTACAATTGAGTATTTTGTGTACCGTGGATGCGAAAAGTATGGAAGTGGAAACACAAGTCAAGACTGTACCTTGTGGTGGTTGTGTGTTGGTCCAATAGGTGGCACCAGTTCACCACTTTTCCTCCAGGTATGAGCATTGGCTCCAGTGTTGAGTTGCTCAGGTGAGTTTGATCCTCTGtagattaaatgtatttatatctttaaCCGAATATCCGGATTCTCTGtgaggaagggggaggggggggggtgttaactGAT
This is a stretch of genomic DNA from Pleuronectes platessa chromosome 3, fPlePla1.1, whole genome shotgun sequence. It encodes these proteins:
- the LOC128436867 gene encoding B-cell receptor CD22 isoform X1 gives rise to the protein MSVTAAASGFVVLLLTVTVVQCENGWDVSYTSTEICAVRGSTVDITCTYTYPSTFNNHDTTVQETFWFIKESNGIHVDLRTDPEYSGRVENLCGNNKCTLRISNLRESDSAVYKLFTTNQPTGSLTGSAGVTLSVTDLHVQVSASGKSNSYYWAELRCQSSCRLPDHLNYVWYKNQQKMKEGATYTDYFYPANRVSCAVKGLEDFRSPSMLVWNQNGWNVSYTSTEICAFRGSTVDINCTYTYPSWLNNLITRVQKTFWFIKESNGIHVDLKNDSEYSGRVENLCGNNTCTLRISNLRESDSAVYKFMFTTNQHTGSFTGYTGVTLSVTDPQLQVHVKRSTANPSSTWTELTCHSRCQLPDHLSYVWYNNNKPVGQKKYFHLRHFDAEDSYHCAIEGQEHFPSPTVYAPKPPSVSVSPSGEIMEGSSVTLNCSSDANPAAQYTWYKRRGDKQVQRLSEETQFVLSSIRSSDSGEYYCTAENELGRSSANISITVTYAPKPPSVSVSPSGEIMEGSSVTLTCSSDANPAANYTWYKENRTLLQGPEGVYRLSSISSGDSGVYSCKSENQYGRINSTSLHLDVQYAPKPPSVSVSPSGEIMEGSSVTLTCSSDANPAANYTWYKEDEDSPTASGQIFTITNITAEHGGKYQCEAQNTHGRSKATLHLTVGAGKSVIIMNIIRLTLVVVLVPVLVWTLWTRMKKTLSLKSEVNEAVEMIESHNCPDYENVAAAAQTEDTEEQEDLV
- the LOC128436867 gene encoding sialoadhesin isoform X2; its protein translation is MSVTAAASGFVVLLLTVTVVQCENGWDVSYTSTEICAVRGSTVDITCTYTYPSTFNNHDTTVQETFWFIKESNGIHVDLRTDPEYSGRVENLCGNNKCTLRISNLRESDSAVYKLFTTNQPTGSLTGSAGVTLSVTDLHVQVSASGKSNSYYWAELRCQSSCRLPDHLNYVWYKNQQKMKEGATYTDYFYPANRVSCAVKGLEDFRSPSMLVWNQNGWNVSYTSTEICAFRGSTVDINCTYTYPSWLNNLITRVQKTFWFIKESNGIHVDLKNDSEYSGRVENLCGNNTCTLRISNLRESDSAVYKFMFTTNQHTGSFTGYTGVTLSVTDPQLQVHVKRSTANPSSTWTELTCHSRCQLPDHLSYVWYNNNKPVGQKKYFHLRHFDAEDSYHCAIEGQEHFPSPTVYAPKPPSVSVSPSGEIMEGSSVTLNCSSDANPAAQYTWYKRRGDKQVQRLSEETQFVLSSIRSSDSGEYYCTAENELGRSSANISITVTYAPKPPSVSVSPSGEIMEGSSVTLTCSSDANPAANYTWYKEDEDSPTASGQIFTITNITAEHGGKYQCEAQNTHGRSKATLHLTVGAGKSVIIMNIIRLTLVVVLVPVLVWTLWTRMKKTLSLKSEVNEAVEMIESHNCPDYENVAAAAQTEDTEEQEDLV